Proteins encoded together in one Ipomoea triloba cultivar NCNSP0323 chromosome 4, ASM357664v1 window:
- the LOC116015892 gene encoding sugar transport protein 8-like has protein sequence MTISNPVFESKLTLYVLVCWILAAFGGLMFGYDIGISGGVSGMDDFLIKFFPRVYERKSHAKENNYCKYDDQMLQLFTSSLYLAALIASFGASKACSYFGRKPTIFMASILFIIGAVLSALAEHMWILILGRIFFGIAVGFGNETVPLFLTEVAPVQHRGAVNILFQLFVTIGILIAGLVNFATSKIHPNGWRFSLGLAGVPALILGLGSLIITETPASLLERGKVEEARAALKKIRGVEGVEPEFQEMLAGCEKARQVKRPFKKLMKKESMPPLIIAISMQVFQQFTGINAIMFYAPVLFQTMGFKADGSLMSTIITGLVNVGSTFVSIYAVDKVGRRKLLLQACCQMLISQLAIGIILSTHLSATGSLNKKLAAAVVVLVCTYVMSFAWSWGPLGWLIPSETFPMETRTGGFAFAVSANMMFTFLIAQAFLSMLCTMQASIFFFFSAWIVTMGVFVIFLLPETKGVPIDSMVDRVWKQHPVWKRFFGDTQEL, from the exons ATGACAATCTCAAATCCAGTTTTTGAGTCGAAACTAACGTTGTATGTTCTGGTTTGCTGGATCCTTGCTGCCTTTGGTGGGCTGATGTTTGGTTATGATATCGGTATTTCAG GGGGAGTGAGCGGCATGGATGATtttttgattaaattttttcCAAGAGTGTATGAGAGGAAGAGTCATGCGAAGGAGAACAATTACTGCAAATACGATGATCAAATGTTGCAGCTCTTCACATCTTCACTTTATTTGGCTGCTTTGATTGCCAGTTTTGGGGCTTCAAAGGCTTGTAGCTATTTTGGGCGAAAACCCACCATCTTTATGGCTTCAATTCTCTTCATCATTGGTGCAGTGTTGAGTGCCCTTGCTGAGCATATGTGGATACTCATCTTGGGGAGGATTTTCTTTGGCATTGCAGTTGGATTTGGCAATGAG ACCGTGCCATTGTTTTTGACGGAGGTAGCCCCGGTCCAACACAGAGGAGCAGTGAACATCCTCTTCCAGCTCTTTGTGACCATAGGCATCCTCATCGCCGGCCTCGTCAACTTCGCCACCTCCAAAATCCACCCCAACGGCTGGCGCTTCTCGTTGGGCCTGGCGGGCGTGCCGGCCTTGATCTTGGGGCTGGGCAGCCTCATCATCACGGAGACCCCCGCGAGCCTGTTGGAGAGGGGAAAGGTAGAGGAGGCTAGGGCGGCGCTCAAGAAGATTAGGGGCGTGGAGGGGGTGGAGCCGGAGTTTCAGGAGATGCTGGCCGGGTGCGAGAAGGCCCGCCAGGTGAAACGGCCGTTCAAGAAGCTGATGAAGAAAGAGAGCATGCCGCCGCTCATCATCGCGATCTCCATGCAGGTGTTTCAGCAGTTCACGGGGATCAATGCCATTATGTTCTACGCCCCGGTGCTCTTCCAGACTATGGGGTTCAAGGCCGATGGCTCGCTCATGTCCACCATCATCACCGGCCTCGTTAATGTTGGCAGTACCTTCGTCTCCATCTACGCCGTCGACAAGGTCGGACGCAGAAAGTTGCTCCTGCAAGCTTGTTGCCAGATGCTCATTTCTCAG CTTGCTATCGGGATAATTTTGTCGACGCACTTATCAGCGACGGGATCACTGAACAAGAAGCTAGCAGCAGCGGTGGTGGTACTAGTGTGCACCTACGTGATGTCGTTCGCCTGGTCATGGGGACCCTTGGGCTGGTTGATACCCAGCGAGACATTCCCCATGGAGACGCGAACCGGCGGCTTTGCCTTCGCCGTGAGCGCAAACATGATGTTCACCTTCCTCATCGCCCAAGCCTTCCTCTCAATGCTCTGTACCATGCAAGCTTccatcttctttttcttctccgcCTGGATCGTCACCATGGGGGTTTTTGTTATCTTCCTGTTGCCGGAGACCAAGGGGGTGCCCATTGATTCCATGGTGGATAGGGTCTGGAAACAGCATCCCGTGTGGAAGAGGTTCTTCGGCGACACACAAGAGTTATGA